The following proteins are co-located in the Macadamia integrifolia cultivar HAES 741 chromosome 3, SCU_Mint_v3, whole genome shotgun sequence genome:
- the LOC122073577 gene encoding probable cyclic nucleotide-gated ion channel 14, translating into MEIRKEKKVRIHPDEKQHSDVLWEKTDSPQLQTPSPLYKASTPPLKSNGLGHGRDRSGVRSKITGFLKLGWLKVFPEDHELLRKKILDPSSDIVLQWKRVFMFSSLVALITDPFFLYLPVVVGKGNSSCAKMDLNLGIILTYFRTITDLFYLLHVLIKFRTAYIAPTSRGFGRGELVMDYEKIARRYLQTDLFIDLMAALPLPQVVIWFIMPAIRSSHTDHTDNALMFLVLVQYIPRLYQIFPMGSEIIKATGVITKSAWAGAVYNLVLYLMASHVFGAAWYFLSIERYTTCWKSECRNEVGPLKCSLSYLDCESLKNNNRTIWANSTVVFNNCDANNQNTTFNYGIFGYALTNNVVSLNFLVKYVFCFWWGLQNLSCYGQNFMPSPFVGETVFVIILGLTGLVLFAHLIGNIQTYLASITAKLEEWRLKRRDTEEWMRHRQLPQNLQDRVQNFIQYKWLATRGADEDAILHALPIDIRRDIQHHLCLDLVRRVPFFAQMDDQLLDAICDRLVSSLSTKGTYIVREGDPVSKMLFIIRGELESSTTDGGRAGFFNSITLRPGDFCGEELLAWALLPKSTVNLPSSTRMVRALSEVEAFALQAADLKFVANQFRRLHSKKLQHTFRFYSHHWRTWAACFIQAAWRQYKRRKIAKDLFMEDSLPCSYPLHEQADLATGQREDFSTSTCPSIVKQNLGVTMLSSRFATSKRMGTQKIKGVEIPLQKPEESNYSSETDDD; encoded by the exons ATGGAGAtcaggaaggagaagaaagtgaG GATTCATCCTGATGAAAAACAACACTCTGATGTGCTGTGGGAGAAAACTGATTCCCCACAACTTCAAACACCCTCACCCTTATACAAGGCTTCAACTCCTCCGCTGAAATCTAATGGTCTTGGCCATGGCCGAGACAGATCCGGGGTCAGAAGTAAAATTACAGGGTTTTTGAAACTTGGGTGGCTTAAAGTCTTTCCAGAGGACCATGAGCTATTGAGGAAGAAGATACTTGACCCAAGCAGTGATATTGTCTTGCAATGGAAACGGGTTTTCATGTTCTCATCTTTGGTGGCTTTGATTACAGATCCATTTTTTCTCTACCTACCCGTGGTGGTGGGGAAGGGGAACTCATCATGTGCAAAGATGGATTTGAATTTGGGGATTATCTTGACATATTTCCGAACAATTACTGACCTGTTCTATCTATTGCATGTCCTTATAAAGTTCCGGACAGCATATATAGCACCTACTTCCCGGGGGTTTGGGAGAGGTGAGCTTGTAATGGATTATGAGAAAATTGCGAGGAGGTATTTACAAACGGATTTGTTCATCGATCtcatggctgcactaccactCCCACAG GTTGTCATCTGGTTTATAATGCCAGCAATTCGAAGCTCCCACACTGATCATACTGACAATGCCCTTATGTTCCTTGTGCTGGTCCAATATATTCCGAGATTATATCAAATTTTTCCAATGGGTTCCGAAATTATAAAAGCTACAGGAGTTATCACAAAGTCTGCCTGGGCTGGGGCAGTGTATAATCTAGTACTGTACCTGATGGCCAGTCAT GTTTTCGGGGCAGCATGGTATTTTCTGTCAATTGAGCGGTACACAACATGCTGGAAATCAGAATGCAGAAATGAAGTTGGCCCTTTAAAGTGCAGTCTTAGTTATTTAGACTGTGAATCTTTGAAGAATAATAATCGCACAATTTGGGCAAACAGTACAGTTGTGTTTAATAACTGTGATGCTAACAATCAAAATACCACTTTCAATTATGGCATTTTTGGATATGCACTAACAAATAATGTCGTCTCCTTAAATTTCCTCGTGAAATATGTCTTCTGTTTTTGGTGGGGCTTGCAAAACTTGAG TTGTTATGGGCAAAACTTTATGCCAAGCCCCTTTGTTGGGGAGACTGTATTTGTCATAATCCTTGGACTTACGGGTCTGGTACTATTTGCCCATTTGATAGGGAACATCCAG ACCTACTTGGCATCCATCACTGCAAAGCTTGAAGAGTGGAGACTTAAACGAAGGGACACGGAAGAATGGATGAGGCATCGCCAACTCCCTCAAAATTTGCAAGACCGTGTTCAGAATTTTATCCAGTATAAGTGGCTTGCTACGCGAGGAGCTGACGAAGATGCTATCCTGCATGCCTTACCAATAGATATTCGTCGAGACATCCAACACCACCTATGTTTGGACCTTGTTCGGCGG GTCCCTTTTTTTGCACAGATGGATGACCAGCTGCTTGATGCCATATGTGACCGTCTTGTATCCTCTTTGAGCACCAAAGGCACGTACATTGTCCGGGAAGGAGACCCCGTAAGTAAGATGCTTTTTATCATCAGAGGAGAACTAGAAAGTTCTACCACCGATGGGGGAAGAGCAGGTTTCTTTAATTCAATTACCTTAAGACCAGGTGATTTTTGTGGGGAGGAGCTGCTTGCATGGGCTTTGCTTCCGAAGTCCACTGTTAACTTGCCTTCTTCCACTAGGATGGTTAGAGCCCTTAGTGAAGTGGAAGCATTTGCCTTGCAAGCAGCAGATCTCAAGTTTGTAGCCAACCAGTTTAGACGCTTGCACAGTAAGAAACTGCAACACACTTTCCGCTTCTATTCTCACCACTGGAGGACATGGGCTGCTTGCTTCATACAAGCTGCTTGGCGTCAATACAAGAGGAGGAAGATAGCGAAGGACCTCTTCATGGAAGATTCCTTGCCTTGCTCATATCCATTGCATGAGCAAGCAGATCTTGCAACGGGACAAAGAGAAGACTTCAGTACTTCAACATGTCCTTCCATAGTGAAACAAAACCTAGGGGTCACAATGCTGTCTTCAAGGTTTGCCACAAGCAAAAGGATGGGAACTCAGAAAATTAAGGGTGTTGAGATTCCCTTACAGAAGCCTGAAGAGTCCAATTACTCTAGTGAGACTGATGATGATTAG